The following coding sequences lie in one Deltaproteobacteria bacterium genomic window:
- a CDS encoding MoaD/ThiS family protein — protein MRVKVLKLGHSTRESEVPAGSNVQNVLDKVDFDPAGYSVTINGLGASLSAAVSDGDIVTLVPKVEGGRL, from the coding sequence ATGCGCGTGAAAGTCCTGAAGCTCGGTCACAGCACCCGCGAATCCGAAGTCCCCGCCGGCTCCAACGTCCAGAACGTCCTCGACAAGGTCGACTTCGATCCCGCCGGATACTCCGTCACCATCAACGGCCTCGGGGCGTCGCTCTCCGCCGCGGTGTCCGACGGCGACATCGTCACGCTCGTCCCGAAGGTCGAGGGCGGCCGGCTCTAG
- a CDS encoding c-type cytochrome has translation MKGTIFGLLVAGLFLTLIAMGCAQGEAPKASPVGGGNTSAPAATTAAAPAAAAAVSEAAITEAKNLFATRCMPCHGAAGQGDGPASKGLTPQPRTFHDADWQKGVTDEHIEKIIQYGGAAVGKSPMMPPNPDLVAKKEVVAGLRQHIRELGK, from the coding sequence GTGAAGGGAACAATTTTTGGGTTGTTGGTGGCCGGGCTTTTTCTCACTTTGATCGCGATGGGATGCGCGCAGGGCGAAGCGCCGAAGGCCTCGCCGGTCGGAGGCGGTAACACATCCGCTCCCGCAGCCACGACGGCGGCGGCTCCCGCGGCCGCAGCTGCGGTTTCCGAAGCGGCCATCACCGAGGCGAAAAATCTCTTCGCCACGCGCTGCATGCCGTGTCATGGGGCCGCTGGTCAAGGCGATGGTCCGGCCTCCAAGGGTCTGACGCCGCAGCCGCGGACTTTCCACGACGCGGATTGGCAGAAGGGCGTCACCGACGAGCATATCGAGAAGATTATTCAGTACGGCGGCGCGGCCGTGGGCAAGAGCCCGATGATGCCGCCGAATCCCGATCTGGTTGCCAAGAAGGAAGTTGTGGCGGGGCTCCGCCAGCACATTCGTGAATTGGGGAAGTGA